The Fluviicola sp. genome segment CCTTGTATTTCACCGCGAATATTGAACCAATGGTGCCCGTTCCGGTAATCGTATTTTTCCAAAGATGTTGATCCCGCAACACTGTGTTCTCTTGCATCACTGTAGATGGCTTTTAATTGGACAAGCGTCCCGGATGATGCCCATTGTTTCCTGTTCAGGGAATTGTGTTCCACTGTCAGGATCAGGGAATTTCCATACAGAATGGTTCTGTCTGTGGTATCTTTATTCGTAAAATCGGAACTTTGGTAATAGCGGTCCTGTGTTTCAAAGTGCCTGTAATCCAGTGCAAATTTGGAGTTATTGAATATCGGCAGTTTGATTCCTGCTCCGACATAAGCTTCATTTTGTACCAGGAAAGAAGGTTTTTCGTCATCAAAGAAGGTAGTAAAGCTTTTGAAATAATCCCAGCGATTGATAACTCCGTAGAAACTTGCCGAAATAGGGTAGTAAGACGGAAAATGAAGGTCTACATTCGCTCTTCCCGAGTTATAGAATTTCCCGAAATATCCCCCGGCCTGAAAAGTACTTGCAAACCGGTCCAAACGCATGTAGTTCAATTGAACAAAACCGGTGTTGATGGCTCGTGTGCTGACAATTCCTCCCAGATCAATACGGAATGGTTTTGCTTCGGTGACTTTGATGTTCAATGCATAGGTAGAATCTGCTTTTACATCCAGGGTAGGGAACAAGTACTTGACTTGAGGAGTAGCGTATGTTCTGAAATACCGGCGTTTGAAGCGCATTCCGGTAATGGTTTCTGTTTTCTTGTTCTTCAGGATGGATTTCCGGACATAGCTCTCATCCATTCCATAGTTGTTCGTGGTATTTACTTCAGAAATAACCAGCGGATGAATGCTTGCTTTGAAAGCTGCTCTCCGTTTGTTCAGTTCTTCTGCAGAAACCCTTGCATCAAGCATGAGTTTGATACTGTCAATCATTGCAATGGTAGATTCGTAACCGGCATCAATGGCCTTGTCCACATCGTCAAAATCGAAAGTGCTGATGGCCGATTTGGGTTCGATGATAATTCCCGATTCACATGGAATTTTAAAGGAAGTATGCGTTACAAGCATGTTTGTCAGCTGACTGATCAAATCGTCTTCCCTTGGAGGAGCAGCATTGTAGGAAACATTACTTCCGATGATGAAATCCACCGGAAAACTGT includes the following:
- a CDS encoding patatin-like phospholipase family protein, which codes for MITTPFFVYSQGVGVVLSGGGASGFAHIGVLKALEENNIPINYITGTSSGALVGAMYASGYSPQEIEDYVLSNKFQLMSQGAIEQRYEFLLREDNENAAGISFPFSLDSIFSKSLPTNFIRPELLDFEMLRLFGASGASRNYNFDSLFVPFRCVASDIVAKKGVVFSNGQLNEAVRASMTFPFYVNPIRINGVLYFDGGLYNNFPSDVMYNSFPVDFIIGSNVSYNAAPPREDDLISQLTNMLVTHTSFKIPCESGIIIEPKSAISTFDFDDVDKAIDAGYESTIAMIDSIKLMLDARVSAEELNKRRAAFKASIHPLVISEVNTTNNYGMDESYVRKSILKNKKTETITGMRFKRRYFRTYATPQVKYLFPTLDVKADSTYALNIKVTEAKPFRIDLGGIVSTRAINTGFVQLNYMRLDRFASTFQAGGYFGKFYNSGRANVDLHFPSYYPISASFYGVINRWDYFKSFTTFFDDEKPSFLVQNEAYVGAGIKLPIFNNSKFALDYRHFETQDRYYQSSDFTNKDTTDRTILYGNSLILTVEHNSLNRKQWASSGTLVQLKAIYSDAREHSVAGSTSLEKYDYRNGHHWFNIRGEIQGFPLSTRYFSFGIHGLASITNLSLLKNYTATLLNMNAFQPLPDLQTYFFAEYRSPQYVGGGLNVIFSLRKNIDIRVDGYWYQPFISITQKDDGTFGYSKPFKGESQVASLSAIYHSPLGPIRASLNYFPKQKTPLAFQFTYGFIIFHERAFR